The sequence below is a genomic window from Salicibibacter cibarius.
GACAAGGACGACAAAAAAACGAGACGACGTTAACAAGAGAGGAGGTAGACTACAATGGAGGCTAAAGCAGTTGCAAAACAAGTTCGTGTCGCTCCTCGAAAAGCACGAATGGTCGTTGATCTCGTGCGCGGCAAAGACGTCGGAGAAGCCATTTCCATATTGAGGCATACAACGAGAGGCGTGTCACCAACTGTGGAGAAGGTATTGAAATCCGCGATTGCCAATGCGGAGCATAATTATGAAATGGAACCGGAAGATTTAGTGGTCAGT
It includes:
- the rplV gene encoding 50S ribosomal protein L22 gives rise to the protein MEAKAVAKQVRVAPRKARMVVDLVRGKDVGEAISILRHTTRGVSPTVEKVLKSAIANAEHNYEMEPEDLVVSKAYVDEGVTLKRFRPRAMGRASRINKRTSHITIIVSEKEEG